Genomic segment of Gemmatimonadota bacterium:
CTCATAGGCGTTCGCCTCCAGGTCCTGAAGGGCAACCGGTGGGTGGCGGGTTTCGTGACCGTCGCCGTCATCGGCTTCGCCGTTCGTCTCGTGTTGGAGGACCTTCTTCGGCTGTTGGACTGAGCCCTCCGTTCGGGGCGATGCGCGTGCGACGCGCCCAAGGCCGCTAGCGGTAGAGCTCGGTTCGGTACCGGCGGGAGAGTGCGACGTAGTGGGAGCTCCCGCGAGCCACCCAGGATGCGGAAGCGCCGGAAAGCTGTTTCCTCACCCGGCCGGGCACGCCGGCGACGAGGCTGCGCTCGGGTATGTCCGCCCCTTCCAACACGACGGTTCCGGCACCCAGGACGCACTGCCTTCCGACCTTCGCATTCTGGAGCACCACCGCTCCCATGCCGACGATCGTGCCGTCGCCGATCCGGCAGCTCTCGCACATCGCGCCGTGGCCGAAGGTCACGTCCGTGCCTATCACCGTCGGATTCCACTCCCCGACATGCACCACCGCGTTGTCCTGGATCGAACTCCGGGCGCCCACGGTGATCCCTTTGTCCGGGTGGTCGCCCCGGAGGACGGCTCCGAACCAGACGCTGGCCTCCTCGCCGACGGTCACGTCGCCGATGATTACGGCAGTGGGCGCGATAAAGGCGGTGGGGGCGATCCGAGGAGTCCTGCCTCGGAATGGAATGACGATCCCTCCCCT
This window contains:
- a CDS encoding gamma carbonic anhydrase family protein, giving the protein MVIPFRGRTPRIAPTAFIAPTAVIIGDVTVGEEASVWFGAVLRGDHPDKGITVGARSSIQDNAVVHVGEWNPTVIGTDVTFGHGAMCESCRIGDGTIVGMGAVVLQNAKVGRQCVLGAGTVVLEGADIPERSLVAGVPGRVRKQLSGASASWVARGSSHYVALSRRYRTELYR